From Flavobacterium sp. 102, a single genomic window includes:
- a CDS encoding RNA polymerase sigma factor: protein MNLEDLIKACQKQNSKAQEELYHLYKNTLFALCLKYCQNEAEAEDNLHNAFIEIFTNIKQYKGKGTFEGWVKRITINKAIDSYKKSYQLSPIKDTDFQDTDVTENQLEEFTLDQILSIIQNLPNQYRLVFNLYELDNYSHNEIAEMLNITVGTSKSNLYRAKMILKEQIKAIAPIHNMNMKYGK from the coding sequence TTGAATTTAGAAGATTTAATAAAGGCCTGCCAAAAGCAAAACAGCAAAGCGCAAGAAGAATTATACCATTTGTATAAGAACACTCTTTTTGCACTATGTTTAAAGTATTGCCAAAACGAAGCGGAAGCGGAAGACAATCTGCACAATGCATTTATTGAGATTTTCACCAACATCAAACAATATAAAGGCAAAGGCACTTTTGAAGGTTGGGTCAAACGAATCACCATCAACAAAGCCATTGACAGTTACAAAAAATCATATCAACTATCACCGATTAAAGATACTGACTTTCAAGATACTGATGTAACAGAAAATCAGTTAGAAGAATTTACGTTAGACCAAATTCTTTCTATAATTCAAAACTTACCTAATCAATATCGTCTGGTTTTTAACTTGTATGAATTGGATAACTATTCGCACAACGAGATAGCCGAAATGCTAAACATCACGGTTGGTACTTCAAAATCAAATTTGTACAGAGCCAAAATGATTTTAAAAGAACAAATTAAGGCAATTGCCCCAATCCATAATATGAATATGAAATATGGAAAATAG
- a CDS encoding outer membrane beta-barrel protein, with translation MENRKDIGKAISDKLNSLEKTPRENVWNGISYELQKKKKRRMGFFFFWTKTIGLLLVGAIAALYVYNQNVDFNTLSPEDSNEPIIVNGNNRETNTNNSNERNADNDNLNSNLNNRNVVEDENNIHTVGNKKNPKNSNSTSAKSKKGSVKNSQNSHSASKNSGLSKNKSNQFSNVKSKKPIKKTKVASKTTQETLNPNEVNTEPNSTVLFDPTLLQNKSSVDQTQEINLKKTDSLASKKDKEKTKNINMYPEDKKETDSAKTYRKFDIDAFVSPTIYGHFAKKSTLDRRLDGISKSSTITMSYGLGLTYQIGEKLSIRMGYSKIALESTTKNVAVNTQNYSGIKYHPTLTNQTIYIASNNAEKMDITQEISYTEIPLELKYKFWDKKIGLYGIAGFSYLILDKNSVSIKTNNGYSQQIGKMNNIMDTSASTNIGFGLDYEIFKNAKIFAEPMFNYQIMSFDNSNPKPYFFGIHTGIRYTILNK, from the coding sequence ATGGAAAATAGAAAAGATATCGGAAAAGCCATTAGCGATAAACTGAATTCTCTGGAAAAAACGCCAAGAGAAAATGTTTGGAATGGCATTAGTTACGAACTTCAAAAGAAAAAAAAGCGAAGAATGGGTTTCTTTTTCTTTTGGACAAAAACCATCGGATTACTTCTTGTTGGAGCGATTGCGGCTTTATATGTCTATAATCAAAATGTGGATTTTAATACTTTATCTCCAGAAGATTCAAACGAACCTATCATTGTAAATGGCAATAACAGAGAAACAAATACCAACAATTCTAATGAAAGAAATGCAGATAATGACAATTTAAACTCCAATTTAAACAATCGAAATGTCGTTGAAGACGAAAATAACATTCATACTGTCGGGAATAAAAAAAATCCTAAAAACAGCAATTCGACTAGTGCCAAAAGCAAAAAAGGTTCTGTAAAAAACAGCCAAAATAGCCATTCGGCTTCAAAGAATTCTGGATTGTCTAAAAATAAGTCAAATCAGTTTTCAAATGTAAAAAGTAAAAAACCTATTAAAAAAACAAAAGTAGCATCTAAAACCACCCAAGAAACCTTAAACCCAAACGAAGTCAATACTGAACCAAACTCCACTGTCCTTTTTGACCCAACATTATTACAAAACAAAAGTTCAGTAGATCAAACTCAGGAAATAAATCTTAAAAAAACGGATTCACTTGCATCCAAAAAAGACAAAGAAAAAACGAAAAACATCAATATGTATCCTGAAGACAAAAAGGAAACGGACAGCGCAAAAACGTATCGAAAGTTTGACATAGATGCTTTTGTATCGCCAACTATTTATGGTCATTTTGCCAAAAAATCAACATTAGACCGTCGATTAGATGGTATTTCTAAAAGTTCTACAATTACGATGAGCTATGGTTTGGGATTGACTTATCAAATAGGCGAAAAACTGAGTATTCGTATGGGTTACAGCAAAATTGCTTTGGAGTCAACCACCAAAAACGTTGCGGTTAATACTCAAAATTATTCCGGTATAAAATACCATCCAACCTTAACGAATCAAACCATCTACATCGCTTCAAATAATGCCGAGAAAATGGATATCACACAAGAAATAAGTTATACCGAAATTCCATTGGAACTGAAATATAAGTTTTGGGACAAAAAAATAGGACTGTATGGTATTGCGGGTTTCAGTTATTTAATACTTGATAAAAATTCCGTTTCCATCAAAACAAATAACGGTTACAGCCAACAGATTGGTAAAATGAATAACATTATGGACACTTCTGCTTCAACCAACATCGGATTTGGACTTGACTATGAAATCTTCAAAAACGCTAAGATTTTTGCCGAACCTATGTTCAATTATCAAATCATGTCCTTTGACAACAGCAATCCGAAACCTTATTTCTTCGGAATTCATACGGGCATTCGGTATACCATTTTAAATAAATGA